One window of Quercus robur chromosome 12, dhQueRobu3.1, whole genome shotgun sequence genomic DNA carries:
- the LOC126709733 gene encoding F-box/kelch-repeat protein SKIP25-like, producing MANTFNTSTNSCTAPSTKLRKFTPHNHQQQDEASLPGLPDHIAQLCLSFVNPSLLYSVCHSWRRLIYSPSFPPFFSLYALLHHSQPSNSNSNSIEFFNFDPISSTWDILPPPPPPLCVILHHPSFISRNFSIQSVSFSQNLVLLAATTHNFAPALSHPLIFNPLSKTWSFGPPLATPRRWCGAGAVRGAVYVASGVGSHFSNDTARSLEKWDHGEWKKKSRLKDARYSRDAIDAVGWRGKLCMVNVKAKEGIVYSVDKDEWEEMPDGMLYGWRGPVAAMDEDVMYVVDEAKGALRKYDHEKDLWEEIMESEKLRGAQHVAAAAAAAGKLCVVCGENGIVVVDVLASPGRLWVVDLPIGFEALRVHILPRMSRPDFDFPAVPSTSME from the coding sequence ATGGCCAATACTTTCAATACCAGTACTAATTCTTGCACAGCTCCATCTACCAAACTTAGAAAGTTCACACCCCACAATCACCAGCAACAAGATGAGGCATCGCTACCAGGACTACCTGACCACATAGCCCAACTCTGCCTTTCTTTCGTCAACCCTTCTCTTCTTTACTCTGTGTGCCACTCATGGCGGCGCCTAATCTATTCACCTTCCTTCCCtcctttcttctctttataCGCTCTTTTACATCATTCCCAGCCTTCaaattccaattccaattcaATAGAATTCTTCAACTTCGATCCCATCTCATCCACTTGGGACATCCTtcctccaccaccaccgccacttTGTGTCATTCTCCACCACCCATCTTTCATATCCCGAAACTTCTCGATTCAATCGGTCTCTTTCTCTCAGAACCTCGTTCTCCTCGCCGCCACCACTCATAATTTCGCACCTGCACTCTCTCACCCTCTCATCTTCAACCCGCTCTCCAAGACATGGTCCTTCGGACCCCCACTCGCCACACCGCGCCGCTGGTGCGGTGCAGGCGCAGTGCGCGGCGCGGTCTATGTGGCGAGTGGAGTGGGATCCCACTTCTCCAACGACACTGCTCGTTCGTTGGAGAAGTGGGATCATGGCGagtggaaaaagaaaagcaggCTTAAAGATGCAAGATATAGTAGAGATGCAATCGATGCAGTTGGGTGGAGAGGGAAGCTTTGTATGGTGAATGTGAAAGCAAAAGAAGGAATTGTTTACAGTGTTGATAAAGATGAGTGGGAGGAGATGCCGGATGGTATGCTTTATGGGTGGAGAGGACCAGTGGCAGCCATGGATGAAGATGTGATGTATGTGGTGGATGAAGCCAAGGGTGCTTTGAGAAAGTATGACCATGAGAAGGATTTGTGGGAGGAGATTATGGAGTCAGAGAAGCTCAGAGGGGCACAACATGtggctgctgctgctgctgctgctggaAAACTGTGTGTAGTTTGTGGTGAAAATGGGATTGTGGTTGTAGATGTGTTGGCCTCTCCTGGGAGATTGTGGGTGGTGGATTTGCCTATCGGTTTTGAAGCTTTGAGAGTTCATATCTTGCCAAGGATGAGTCGCCCAGATTTTGATTTTCCGGCAGTACCTTCTACATCCAtggaatga
- the LOC126709732 gene encoding F-box/kelch-repeat protein SKIP25-like encodes MANTFNTSTNSCTAPSTKLKKFTPHNHQQEDEASLPGLPDHIAQLCISFVSPSLLYSVCHSWRRLIYSPSFPPFFSLYALLHHSQPSNSNSNSIEFFNFDPISSTWDLLSPPPPPLCVILHHPSFISRNFSIQSVSFSQNLVLLAATTHNFAPALSHPLIFNPLSKTWSFGPPLATPRRWCSAGAVRGAVYVASGVGSHFSNDTARSLEKWDHAHHGEWKKKSRLKDARYSRDAIDAVGWRGKLCMVNVKAKEGIVYNVDKDEWEEMPEGMLYGWRGPVAAMDEDVMYVVDEAKGALRKYDHEKDLWEEIMESEKLRGAQHVAAAAGKLCVVCGENGIVVVDVLASPGRLWVVDLPIGFEALRVHILPRMSRPDFDFPAVPSTSME; translated from the coding sequence ATGGCCAATACTTTCAATACCAGTACTAATTCTTGCACAGCTCCATCTACCAAACTTAAAAAGTTCACACCCCACAATCATCAGCAAGAAGATGAGGCATCGCTACCAGGGCTACCTGACCACATAGCCCAACTCTGCATTTCTTTCGTTAGCCCTTCTCTTCTTTACTCTGTGTGCCACTCATGGCGGCGCCTAATCTATTCACCTTCCTTCCCtcctttcttctctttataCGCTCTTTTACATCATTCCCAGCCTTCaaattccaattccaattcaATAGAATTCTTCAACTTCGATCCCATCTCATCCACTTGGGACCTCCTTtctccaccaccaccgccacttTGTGTCATTCTCCACCACCCATCTTTCATATCCCGAAACTTCTCGATTCAATCGGTCTCTTTCTCTCAGAACCTCGTTCTCCTCGCCGCCACCACTCATAATTTCGCACCTGCACTCTCTCACCCTCTCATCTTCAACCCGCTCTCCAAGACATGGTCCTTCGGACCCCCACTCGCCACGCCGCGCCGCTGGTGCAGTGCAGGCGCAGTGCGCGGCGCGGTATATGTGGCGAGTGGAGTGGGATCCCACTTCTCCAACGACACTGCTCGTTCATTGGAGAAGTGGGATCATGCGCACCATGGCGAGTGGAAAAAGAAGAGCAGGCTTAAAGATGCAAGATATAGTAGAGATGCAATCGATGCAGTTGGGTGGAGAGGGAAGCTTTGTATGGTGAATGTGAAAGCAAAAGAAGGAATTGTTTACAATGTTGATAAAGATGAGTGGGAGGAGATGCCCGAAGGCATGCTTTATGGGTGGAGAGGACCAGTGGCAGCCATGGATGAAGATGTGATGTATGTGGTGGATGAAGCCAAGGGTGCTTTGAGAAAGTATGACCATGAGAAGGATTTGTGGGAGGAGATTATGGAGTCAGAGAAGCTCAGAGGCGCACAACATGTAGCAGCTGCTGCTGGAAAACTGTGTGTAGTTTGTGGTGAAAATGGGATTGTGGTTGTAGATGTGTTGGCCTCTCCTGGGAGATTGTGGGTGGTGGATTTGCCTATCGGTTTTGAAGCTTTGAGAGTTCATATCTTGCCAAGGATGAGTCGCCCAGATTTTGATTTTCCGGCAGTACCTTCTACATCCAtggaatga